TGGCACTGCCACCGATTGCTATAAAATGTATATTCATCGAACAAAATTAGACCGTAAAGATAGCGATAGCCAAGAGCATCACAAACTGCTTCTTACTTCTACAGTTTATTTTTACCTTGTCAAGAAAAAATCATATTATGGATTTAAGTCTAGCCGAAATACCCTCTAAGGAGATTATGCCAGGTTACCACGGCAAACTTGTACACAGCGAAACCATGAGCATAGCCTTTTGGACGGTTGAAAAAAATGCTGAAGTACCGGAGCACTCTCATATGAACGAACAGATCATGCATGTGATGGAAGGTGAGTTTGAATTTACCTTAGAAGGAAAGACAAGAACCTACTATCCAGGAGATATCGTAGTCATTGCAGCACATAAAAAACACAGCGGAAGAGCCTTAACAGCCTGTAAACTATTAGACGTTTTCAGTCCAGCAAGAGAGGAATATAAATAAGACCGTTGAAAATAAACTACTATGGAAGTATCCTTAAAAAATAAAAAAGCTCTGGTAGGTGGCAGTAGCGGTGGAATTGGCAAGGCAATTGCCCTGCAATTGGCAGAAAGCGGTGCAAGTGTAACGATAATGTCCCGTAGCGTGGAAAAGTTAAAACGTATCGTGGCGAATCTTCCAACGGATAAGGGCCAGGAACATCAATATCTCGTAGTGGATTTCAATGATTTTGATGCCTATAAAACAATTATCACCAACTATTTTGAGCAGAATTATGTTGACATTTTGGTGAACAACACCCAAGGACCGCCTGCCGGAGATCCCTTGGAAAAAAATATCGCAGATTATCAGCAAGCTTTTGATTTACTGTTCAAGACAACGGTATATACTACCGAACTTGCATTAAAACACATGAGAGCCAATTCATTGGGACGCATTATCAACGTGGCTTCGGTTTCCGTAAAAGAACCGCTATCGTATTTGGCGCTATCCAATACCATAAGGGCGGCGGTGACTACTTGGGCAAAGTCACTGGCAACAGCGGTTGGGCCGGATAAAATAACGGTCAACAGTATTCTCACAGGCTATTTTGATACGGACCGTATAGCGCAGCTCAACGCAAAGAAAGCTGAGCAAATGGGCATTACGGAAGCAGAGGTCCTCCAAGAGATGCAATCCCGTGTTCCTTTAAAAAGGATTGGCGACCCAAAGGAATATGGGTTTTTAGCAGCTTTTTTAGCATCGGACAAGGCTGCCTACATTACGGGAACCAATATCCCTATCGATGGCGGTCTATTAAAATCCATGTGATATTTCATTATATAAAAGAGCATAACCTAACCCAAAACGGCCCTTTCCGTAACCGAAAGCCCTAC
This genomic window from Maribacter sp. MJ134 contains:
- a CDS encoding SDR family oxidoreductase, which encodes MEVSLKNKKALVGGSSGGIGKAIALQLAESGASVTIMSRSVEKLKRIVANLPTDKGQEHQYLVVDFNDFDAYKTIITNYFEQNYVDILVNNTQGPPAGDPLEKNIADYQQAFDLLFKTTVYTTELALKHMRANSLGRIINVASVSVKEPLSYLALSNTIRAAVTTWAKSLATAVGPDKITVNSILTGYFDTDRIAQLNAKKAEQMGITEAEVLQEMQSRVPLKRIGDPKEYGFLAAFLASDKAAYITGTNIPIDGGLLKSM
- a CDS encoding cupin domain-containing protein; the encoded protein is MDLSLAEIPSKEIMPGYHGKLVHSETMSIAFWTVEKNAEVPEHSHMNEQIMHVMEGEFEFTLEGKTRTYYPGDIVVIAAHKKHSGRALTACKLLDVFSPAREEYK